The DNA segment AGAAGTTTTTGTGACCCGAAAAGTTCTTCCTAAGAGAAAAACAAGTTATGAGGTGGTGCTTGCAAAAGAGGGAAATATTTTTGTATCTGTTAATGCTCATCTTGCAAACGAACTGTTTGTAGAAAATATTAACAAAATGCCCTTCAAGGTAAAGGATTTTAGGCGTGAGTTTGTCTTTCTCGACTCACGTTTCGATTTTCTTGTTAATGATGAAATATTGATTGAGGTCAAATCCTGTACATTGGTAAAAGATTCTATCGGATTATTTCCCGATGCGCCTACCCTTAGAGGGACTAAGCATTTGAAAACTCTGTTGGAGTGGCCTGGTAAAAAAGGACTTATTTTTGTAATTCAACGGGAGGATGCAAAGTATATGTCGGCAAACTTTGAAATGGATCAAAAGTTTGGTAAGACTTACTTGGAGGTGCTGAAGAAGGCTGATTATGTTCTTGCCTTTAACACAAGGGTCTCTCCTTCTGGTATTTTCTTTAAAGAGTTTGTTCCGGTTATTGGAGTTTAAAATATATAATCATGAAAGTGTTAATGGTGAACTACGAAAATTGTACGGGATGCAGACTTTGTGAAATGGCCTGCAGCTCAGGCCATTTCAGTCTTTACAGCCACGGCTATTCTCGCATAAGGGTTGTTAAAGGCAAGACCTTTTTCAATTTCTATCCCCAATTCTGTTCTCAGTGTGGAGATGCCTTTTGTGTAAGAGCCTGTCCAACTGGTGCGCTGGAGAAGAAATTTAATGTCATTCATTACGAGAAAGAGAAGTGCATTCTCTGCAGGCAGTGTACTTTTGCCTGTCCATGGGGTTTTATCTACCCAGACCCTGAAATGCAATTTATGATTAAGTGTGACCTGTGTGGAGGTGACCCGGAGTGTGTGAAAGTTTGCTTGCAGGACGCTCTTGCTTTTGTTGATGCTGATGAATCGGCGGACATAAAGCACTTTTCAAATGTTAACAGGGTGGAAGGTGTAAAATGAGTTTTAAAATTTTGAGAATAAACTTATCTGATAAAACTTACTACATTGAAGAACTGAGTGAGGAGATCTTCAGGAAATACCTGCTCGGCAGAGGTATAGGTGATTACATATTTTTCAAGGAGGTTGAGCCCTCAATTGAGCCATATTCAGCAGAAAACAGGCTAATTTTCTCCACAGGGCCCTTTGCAGGTACAACTGTCCCTGGCGCTGCAAGGCTTTCCTGTGTTACGAGAAGCCCATTGACTGGCACAATCACAAG comes from the bacterium genome and includes:
- the sfsA gene encoding DNA/RNA nuclease SfsA, yielding MYFQNLIPARVVKREKRFRLFVEINGSLQLAYLPNSGRLGELIYPGAEVFVTRKVLPKRKTSYEVVLAKEGNIFVSVNAHLANELFVENINKMPFKVKDFRREFVFLDSRFDFLVNDEILIEVKSCTLVKDSIGLFPDAPTLRGTKHLKTLLEWPGKKGLIFVIQREDAKYMSANFEMDQKFGKTYLEVLKKADYVLAFNTRVSPSGIFFKEFVPVIGV
- a CDS encoding 4Fe-4S dicluster domain-containing protein; this translates as MKVLMVNYENCTGCRLCEMACSSGHFSLYSHGYSRIRVVKGKTFFNFYPQFCSQCGDAFCVRACPTGALEKKFNVIHYEKEKCILCRQCTFACPWGFIYPDPEMQFMIKCDLCGGDPECVKVCLQDALAFVDADESADIKHFSNVNRVEGVK